The genomic region tgatttcgtggtcgtctaaacgGCAACCCACGGTCTCATGATCGAGCGCCGAGGCTGAGTACAGGGTTGTGGCCAACGCCGTCGTGGAGTGCTCTTGTCTACGACAGCTACTtcaggagttgctatgtgaggtTACCAGGCTACGcttgtctactgtgacaatgtcTCCGCGGTTTACCTCGCTGCCAATCATGTCCATCACTGAAGGACGAAGCATActgagctcgacattcacttcgtcagggagcacgtcgcacttggtcgtgttcgcgttctacatgtgcccaccgatcagcagTTTGCCGATGTTATGATGAAGGTACTACCCACCTCGACATTCGAGGGTTTTCGGTCCAGTCTCTGCAtcaccggcgacgcttcgactgcgggggggggggggggttgaacatgtgtacatgtatgTAGGTCTGGGCTTTGTATGCAGTACCTGTAATGTCTGTCTccctctgtatgtacgtgtatcttaggagacacgataccggtcgcaccccttgtacctatatatatgtgcctagtgcacgatcaatgatATATCGACACACCAAATCAGTCTCTACAGGAAACAACAATGGATGCTAGTGGAGGTCGAGGGGGGCTTGGTTGTGCTACGAGCTCGTGGTGGGGTGGGCAACGGAGGTCGACGTGGTGGAGCGAGCAGCGTCGACGACCGAGTATTTGacaaaaactaccacattaggggttaccgtcccacagaactaccactttcAAAAAAGTAACTAATAACtacaatttttttctatttttgtgactaaaaactaccacttttgaaaAATGTCCAATTTAGACGATTTAAACACGTTTATGACATGCGGGGTCCACCCGTCAGAGTTGATGTGGCGGCAAAGTCAACTCCATTTATTTTGACTGTTACGTTGACTGTTATTACAAGTGGGGCCCACCTGTTAGCATcaatcttcctccttctcctcctcctcctcctctctctctttggCATTTCCTTGAACACCTGCTATGCACCCGGGCTTGAGCTCCGAACTCCTCCATGACGACGCCCCAGTGCAACACCTCCCTATCGTTGGTTGGGGACTGGAACGGCGGCTGGAACTATGGAAGCGACCGCCGAAGCTGACGAAATTTCCTCCGAGGCTGTCGGCGCCACCACCCGACGCAGCTCCTCGACGACGGCCTCCTTGAGGATCTTCTGCTCGAGCAACTCAGTGCGCAGCCGAGACTCACGCTCCTGCAGCTCCTCGACGAGGCGCGCAAGCTTGGCAGCGTCCGGtgccgtggccgcgcgcgccggctgCACCTGCACGGAGTACGGGAGGTGGGCGACAAGGAGCCCCAGGAGCTCATGTGGGAGCTCAGACCAAGGAAAAGCCTCCTCCAGCTCCTCGACGAGGCGCACGAGTTCGACGGCGTCCGGCATCGTGGTCGTGCGGGCCGGCTGCACCTGCatggaggagcgggaggcggacgACGAAGAGCCCCATGAGCTCATGTGGGAGCTCGAACCAAGGCGAGTACTAGCTAGGTTGGGTTCGTGCATGTTGGTGGCGGTTGTCGCCGACAGAGGTGACCTCGCCAGAGTGACGCGAGGGGGATAGGAGGTCGCCGGAGTGGTTGGGCAGCTCGGGCTCTCCCGATCCAGACAGGATCGAGGCATGGGGAGAGGTGAGCGTCGACAGTGGAAGACGGCGGAGGCAGCTCGCGggtgcacacaaggtgtttgaggaaatggcaaagagagaaaggaggaggaggaagaagaagagtgatgctgacaggtgggccccacttgtAATAATGGTCAAAATAAACGGAATTGACTTTGCCGCCACGTCAGTCCTGATGggtgggtcctacatgtcataaACATGTTTAAATCATCTAAACTGATCATTTTTCAAAAGTGGTAGATTTTAGACACAAAATTATAATTTTTTTATAGTTATCAGTCACTTTTTTTGAAAGTGATAGTTGTCTGGGACGGTAACCCCTAATGTGCtacttttttgtcaaatactcTCGACGACCAGAGGAGCATTTTGGGGTGAGAAaggggatgaggaggaggatgacaaagaTTGAAATCAAACGGTCGCGCAACCCCCAATCTGACGGTATAGGAGCGACCGACCGAATCTGGCACCTAGGGTCATCATTTTAGTACTCTTCCATCTTAGAGGCTGTTTGGCTTGAGACTAAGTTTACCTAAGGTTGCCAGACCTAAGATTAGGTAAGTTTGACTAATTTGGGTGactgtttggttcaagccacatcttaggcaagccacactagggtcccacatcacatacacttAAAAAgtatggcaagattcccttagccttaggcttgccaacttgtagCTTTTATTTTGAAAAACTAAACTTAGGCAAGTATGACAATATtatatggcaaagtgtggcataattaggcctagaaccaaacaaccccttagtcTGAAGTCTATCAATAATCTTATTCAAGACAACACAAGTTAGGATACGACCCTAAAATCATTTGTTTCAGTTATTGATCTTTTATGAGAAAGGTGTAACAAAGGGGCGGTTGaatcttgcattgccatactttgtCACACATTTTTATCAAGCTTGTCTAAGGTTAGTTTAACAAAATAAGAGTCACAAGCTATCAGGACTAAGGTAATCTTTACCACACTTTTTATTTGTATGTGATGTGAAGGCTTAATACGGTAAAAAAACATCTTGCCTAATGTGCGCCAACACCATTCTAAGTTGATCGAATTTTCCTAACCTTAGGTATGGCAATCCAAGGCAATCTTATTCGTAAACCAAACAGCCTCAAAAATCTGTCTGTGATGCAAAATCTTTAACCCTAAATGTCACCAGGGGAAAACCCCAGTTTCTTACCAGGGACTGTTGAGTAGTGCTGACTTGGCGGAGTCAAGAGGCACTCGACAGTGTGCGACGGACGGAGACACTCCCGCCGAACGGGTGTGGTGTGGATAAAGAGATAGAACTATAGAAGCGGCAGCTGCAGCGGCAGAGCCATCTCCCCCATCTCCGTCCGCCCCCAGCGCAGCGCAGTCGCCTTAGAGCCGCCACAATGCCGGTCTCCTCCGTGGCCTCGCCCCTCCTGCTCTCGctctccgcctcttcctcctccttcctctcctcctcctcggtctccttcctcccctccccctccccctccccctcccccttcccgcACGCCTCCGTCAGGGGGAGGCCGTCCGCCTCCATCCTCCGCGCGCTGCGGGCCGAGGCCACCACCCTCCCGGTCATCAACTTCACCGGCGAGAAGGTCGGGGAGGTCGCCCTGGACATCAAGGCCGCGCcgccctccaccgcgcgctccgTCGTGCATCGCGCCCTCATCACCGACCGCCAGAACGCGCGCCGGGGCACGGCCTCCACCCTCACCCGCGGGGAGGTCCGGGGCGGCGGGCGGAAGCCCTACGGCCAGAAGAAGACCGGGAAGGCGCGGCGCGGGTCGGTCCGCACGCCGCTCCGCCCCGGCGGTGGAGTCATCTTCGGCCCCAAGCCCCGGGACTGGACCATCAAGATCAACCGCAAGGAGAAGCGCCTCGCCATCT from Triticum aestivum cultivar Chinese Spring chromosome 4A, IWGSC CS RefSeq v2.1, whole genome shotgun sequence harbors:
- the LOC123085380 gene encoding 50S ribosomal protein L4, chloroplastic; the protein is MPVSSVASPLLLSLSASSSSFLSSSSVSFLPSPSPSPSPFPHASVRGRPSASILRALRAEATTLPVINFTGEKVGEVALDIKAAPPSTARSVVHRALITDRQNARRGTASTLTRGEVRGGGRKPYGQKKTGKARRGSVRTPLRPGGGVIFGPKPRDWTIKINRKEKRLAISTALASAAVANDSFVVQEFDEEFATGPRTRDFVAALQRWGLDPREKAMFFSTELDDNVRLSGRNIGTLKMLTPRTLNLYDILDARKHFFTPAAIDYLNSRYGTTGFDEYEGDDGDDDGEEEGVEEQEEGEEITEEAAQDETGEAEADSIS